A stretch of the Carassius carassius chromosome 6, fCarCar2.1, whole genome shotgun sequence genome encodes the following:
- the LOC132142509 gene encoding regulating synaptic membrane exocytosis protein 1-like isoform X14: MHTYCIGGQRSKSLESCKGDEKKERRISWGVNGTDNRRSLGKRRFSEELKRRRHTVAGDVSHQVRASSGRNMLKSTSVSGDINTTERTDGSQSDTALGTVGTGAKKRRSSLNARFVAIVGNRRSRSTSQISQTEASNKKSKGSQGTIQRSQETGMAVELQRNMSRQPSRESNNGSMNSHNSEGSPIFPAVRVETQFSDFLDGLGPAQLVGRQTLATPAIGDIQIGMVNKKGQLEVEVIRARGLIQKPGSKSLPAPYVKIYLLHNGAYVAKKKTKIARKTLDPLYQQTLQFEESPQGKVLQVIVWGDYGRMDHKSFMGVAQILLEELDLSSNVIGWYKLFPPSSLVDPTLASLTRRASQTSLDSSPAPAGVRS; this comes from the exons ATGCATACATATTGCATTGGGGGTCAAAGGTCGAAGTCGTTGGAGAGTTGTAAAGGAGATGAAAAGAAGGAGAGAAGGATTTCATGGGGGGTGAATGGAACAGACAACAGGAGGAGCCTGGGAAAGAGACGTTTCTCTGAGGAGCTTAAACGCAGACGTCATACGGTGGCTGGAGATGTGAG TCATCAAGTCAGAGCCTCATCTGGCCGAAATATGCTGAAGAGCACAAGTGTTAGTGGTGACATCAACACAACAGAGCGAACGGACGGCAGCCAGTCTGACACTGCCCTGGGAACAGTCGGAACCGGAGCAAAAAAGCGTCGCTCCAGTCTCAATGCTCGATTCGTGGCTATCGTGGGAAACCGTCGCAGCCGAAGCACCTCACAGATCAGTCAAACAG AGGCATCCAATAAGAAGTCAAAGGGCAGTCAAGGGACGATCCAGCGCAGTCAGGAGACGGGAATGGCTGTGGAATTACAGAGGAATATGAGTCGTCAACCCAGCCGTGAGTCCAACAACGGAAGCATGAACAGCCACAACTCAGAGGGCAG TCCAATCTTCCCAGCAGTTCGAGTCGAGACTCAGTTCAGTGACTTCCTGGATGGACTGGGCCCTGCTCAATTAGTTGGTCGACAAACCCTTGCCACACCAGCAATTG GTGACATTCAGATTGGCATGGTGAATAAGAAAGGCCAGCTGGAGGTGGAGGTGATAAGAGCACGAGGTCTCATCCAAAAACCAGGGTCCAAATCACTCCCCG ctccATATGTCAAAATCTATCTTCTACACAACGGGGCATATGTAGCTAAGAAGAAGACAAAAATTGCACGCAAGACACTCGACCCGCTGTACCAGCAAACGCTGCAGTTTGAAGAAAGTCCACAGGGTAAAGTGTTACAA GTAATTGTCTGGGGAGATTATGGGCGAATGGACCACAAATCCTTCATGGGAGTCGCACAAATCCTACTAGAGGAGCTGGACCTCTCCAGCAATGTGATTGGCTGGTACAAACTTTTCCCGCCTTCTTCTCTAGTCGACCCAACTCTTGCCTCTCTGACTCGACGTGCTTCTCAGACATCCCTGGACAGTTCGCCGGCACCTGCGGGGGTTCGATCATAG
- the LOC132142509 gene encoding regulating synaptic membrane exocytosis protein 1-like isoform X13 yields MTSHTGTNCRPMMCRPYHCLSLPPASLADMFMETVLVKNCKVTERNSRDREKSSTLTVPERQAAIQHRSRSVSPHREDQCRARSRPAHVPVQRSLDEIHKNHHHSYSPSRYYDFHQEHRSGDSDYEHSEDSEVLEMHRSIRGGSAECLHTNSDLQPSLDRIRSASTTCLRPESNFHSLERERQSGNLDRSSCQIANKKTIDGDRLQPTSILRGGRRRREPPLRPFGQTNLGGSCPNSPRADRELPYGGHYSSTGTTSLGRRGRQLPQLPAKSSSIEQDHVNSKPEEKPNSALAVEERARQLQMRVHSHRPGSYASSGHDPEAELKNRRHMYKDQRRSCDNMSARSSDSDMSDASAISRASSASRLSATSYMSVQSERPHGRISHQVRASSGRNMLKSTSVSGDINTTERTDGSQSDTALGTVGTGAKKRRSSLNARFVAIVGNRRSRSTSQISQTEASNKKSKGSQGTIQRSQETGMAVELQRNMSRQPSRESNNGSMNSHNSEGSPIFPAVRVETQFSDFLDGLGPAQLVGRQTLATPAIGDIQIGMVNKKGQLEVEVIRARGLIQKPGSKSLPAPYVKIYLLHNGAYVAKKKTKIARKTLDPLYQQTLQFEESPQGKVLQVIVWGDYGRMDHKSFMGVAQILLEELDLSSNVIGWYKLFPPSSLVDPTLASLTRRASQTSLDSSPAPAGVRS; encoded by the exons ATGACCAGCCACACTGGTACAAATTGCAGACCCATGATGTGTCGTCCCTACCATTGCCTCAGCCTTCCCCCTGCCTCCCTCGCAGACATGTTCATGGAGACAGTCCTAGTAAAAAACTGCAAAGTAA CAGAAAGGAACTCCAGAGACCGGGAGAAGTCAAGCACACTGACCGTACCTGAGAGACAGGCAGCAATACAGCATCGCTCTCGGTCAGTATCGCCACACAGAGAAGACCAGTGTAGAGCCCGCTCACGACCGGCACACGTCCCTGTGCAGAG GAGTCTGGATGAGATCCACAAAAACCACCATCATTCCTACTCTCCCTCTCGCTACTATGACTTCCACCAGGAGCATCGCTCTGGAGATTCTGACTATGAACATTCAGAGGACAG CGAGGTCCTGGAGATGCACAGATCAATCCGAGGTGGGAGTGCTGAGTGCCTGCATACAAACAG TGATCTTCAGCCTTCATTAGACAGAATAAGAAGTGCCAGCACAACTTGTTTAAGACCAGAGTCAAACTTCCACTCACTAGAAAGAGAAAG GCAATCTGGCAATTTGGATAGGTCAAGCTGTCAGATAGCTAACAAGAAAACCATTGATGGCGACAG ACTCCAGCCCACCTCTATCCTCAGGGGTGGCAGAAGGAGGAGAGAGCCTCCCCTCAGGCCCTTTGGCCAGACCAACTTAGGGGGTTCCTGCCCTAACTCCCCACGAGCTGACAG agaACTTCCATATGGTGGACATTATTCCTCGACAGGAACAACGTCATTAGGGCGCAGGGGCAGACAGCTGCCACAACTCCCGGCAAAGAGCAGCAGTATAGAGCAAg ACCATGTCAACAGTAAACCTGAGGAGAAACCTAACTCAG CTCTAGCAGTGGAAGAGCGGGCTCGTCAGTTGCAAATGAGAGTACATTCCCATCGGCCGGGCTCTTATGCCAGCTCTGGTCACGACCCAGAGGCAGAGCTCAAGAACAGGAGACAT ATGTATAAGGACCAGAGGAGGAGTTGTGATAACATGTCTGCGAGGTCATCAGACAGTGACATGAGCGATGCATCAGCCATCTCCCGTGCCAGCAGTGCCTCACGACTGAGTGCCACCAGCTACATGTCCGTTCAGTCTGAGAGACCACATGGGAGAATCAG TCATCAAGTCAGAGCCTCATCTGGCCGAAATATGCTGAAGAGCACAAGTGTTAGTGGTGACATCAACACAACAGAGCGAACGGACGGCAGCCAGTCTGACACTGCCCTGGGAACAGTCGGAACCGGAGCAAAAAAGCGTCGCTCCAGTCTCAATGCTCGATTCGTGGCTATCGTGGGAAACCGTCGCAGCCGAAGCACCTCACAGATCAGTCAAACAG AGGCATCCAATAAGAAGTCAAAGGGCAGTCAAGGGACGATCCAGCGCAGTCAGGAGACGGGAATGGCTGTGGAATTACAGAGGAATATGAGTCGTCAACCCAGCCGTGAGTCCAACAACGGAAGCATGAACAGCCACAACTCAGAGGGCAG TCCAATCTTCCCAGCAGTTCGAGTCGAGACTCAGTTCAGTGACTTCCTGGATGGACTGGGCCCTGCTCAATTAGTTGGTCGACAAACCCTTGCCACACCAGCAATTG GTGACATTCAGATTGGCATGGTGAATAAGAAAGGCCAGCTGGAGGTGGAGGTGATAAGAGCACGAGGTCTCATCCAAAAACCAGGGTCCAAATCACTCCCCG ctccATATGTCAAAATCTATCTTCTACACAACGGGGCATATGTAGCTAAGAAGAAGACAAAAATTGCACGCAAGACACTCGACCCGCTGTACCAGCAAACGCTGCAGTTTGAAGAAAGTCCACAGGGTAAAGTGTTACAA GTAATTGTCTGGGGAGATTATGGGCGAATGGACCACAAATCCTTCATGGGAGTCGCACAAATCCTACTAGAGGAGCTGGACCTCTCCAGCAATGTGATTGGCTGGTACAAACTTTTCCCGCCTTCTTCTCTAGTCGACCCAACTCTTGCCTCTCTGACTCGACGTGCTTCTCAGACATCCCTGGACAGTTCGCCGGCACCTGCGGGGGTTCGATCATAG